The genomic DNA AAGGTCATTTCGTCCGGCTGAAAGCCCGAAACGGTGCCGTTCAATTTGATGATACTGAACTTGTTTAGAATTTCGCGGTCGAGGTCCACCATCTCCATGCGGGGGTGGTGATTGAGCAGTTCCTGATTTTCAAGCAAGGAGTTTTTGCTGAAAAAGGCAGAGGCCGAAAGTTCTAATTGAAAATCATAGTTCCAGGAAAGGAGCAGCAGGTCAGTGGGTAATTTCAGTTTGGTGGGGTCGTTGTCCTTTTCAAAAATGGTGGAAAGAAAGAGGTCATAGCGTTTATCCACCTTGTTGGTTACTTGATGGAATATCAGGTAGGCCGACACCAGGGCTTTGGCCCTTAGCAGTTTGTCTTCTTGATGAGTGAGATAGAGCTTTCGGGCATAAATGTCCACGTTCTGATGTGCGGCTATTTCGCCATAAAGAATTTCCGCATCGCGGATAAAATCATCCTGAATCAAACTGAACGCTCGCTTCTCTGTTACCTCTGTGTTGGCATGCATTTTCCCTTTTGCTGCTTTTATTTCGTCAATAAAAATGCGCAGCCCGGCATTGAAGGTGGCTAAAGTAGGAACTGATAAGGCGCTGGCACCGGCACCCAGAATGTAGGTTACTTTCATCCTAAAGTTTTATGCCCATTTTGCTTGCAATATCTTTGGGTATGGCGTTCTTGTTTACCATAATAGAAGTTGTTTTGAACATGAAGTATGGTGCCGAACAATAGAAATAGCCCCCCAGGTCATTTCTATCCGTTCCCCATGAATTCTTCACCAGATAATAATCATGGCCATCCTGATCTTTTGCCATGCCCACCATTTGCATTCCGTGATCGTCGGTCGTAGTCAGGTTATCGAAAGCTTCTTGGCGCATTTGTTGTGTAATGACTTTCTCCTTATCCGGTTTGGTGAACATGGAATCTTTCTCGGCTTGCGTCATATCATCATAGTTCTTCTCCGGAACAATAGCCAGACCGTTTTTAAAGTTAAATCCCTTTTCGCTCACATCGCTAGCCCATTCAATAGAATAATTGTTGGTCAGCGCATTGTCTGCAATTCGTTTCAAATCTTCTAAAGGTACATTATATATAGGGCTATTGGACCAGTTGTCTGATACTTCCATAATAAACTCTGTATAGAACGGATGATGGGTGAAGGAAGTGATCTCGACATAGTCATCTGCATTGATGCCGAGATATTTGGCGAAAGAAAGTGGGGTATATGTTTTGCCCTCGTAGGTAAATATATCTGGCGCAGCACCCATGTAACCATTCAACGCACCTAGAAAAGCGGCTTTCCAATTGGGATTAAGTTTTCCATCGGGCAGTTTCACCATAGCATCCAGCATGGCTTTTAGAACCCGGTCAATTTCGCCATGTTCCGGTTTGGTTTGGCCGGCAGGCATCCCACTATAAACTTCCTGTGGCACAATGCCATATTCCCGAACGGTGTTTATCACATCGTGCGGTTCTCCTCCGGCACTAAAGTTGGTGGTTCCCTGATAGCGTAGAAAACTGATGGCTTTTTGGATATAGGTATTGCGCACTACGAACATTTCGCTCAGGTCTATATTTATCTTCTTATTTCTCATCACTTCAGATTCGAGAAAAGACTGTGTTGAATAGCTCCAGCAAGTACCTGATTTGTACTGGTTTTTCACATCGGTACATCCAACAGTCTTCTTCATGGTAAAAGTATAGCCCCCATCTTTTTTATTCGTGTTGATGGTGGGTTGTGCGTTTATTGCAGCGGTCCAAACTAGGGTGCAAATATATAGGATAGTGATTTTGTTGATTTTCATTTTTTTAATTTGAACCGCGAATCTAATTTATTGAATTATATCGGGCAATTAATGCGTTTTGAATTTGCAGCGATTCGGAGTTCAAAAAATAATTTGCATTTATAAACGTTGTTAAATAGAATGCGGTTGTGATACCCACTCACTATATTTATTTTGCCCGCGTTTAATACGATATGACTAAATTTCTTCCAATATTTCCTCTAGGTACAGTGGTCTATCCAGGCCAAGAGTTGAATCTACATATTTTTGAGCCTCGCTACAAGCAACTGATAAAAGAATGTAGCGAGGAAAATAAAACCTTCGGTATTCCGTCTGTTTTTAAAGAGTCACTAAATGAGTATGGGACGGAGATGGAACTGACAGAAATATTTAAGGTTTATCCAAATGGAGAAATGGATATACGCGCAAGAGGGTTGATGGCATTTCGCATTGTGGAGGTGTTGCGTGAAGTACCCGATAAACTTTATTCTGCTGCTGTGGTGTTTGAGATTGAGAATAAACTGCCAGATACGGCTGTTCTTAACCCAACTCTAGTGGATTTATTAGAGCAATTGCACAAATTGCTTGGAGCCGGTTTTGATTTGTATAAGAGATTCAAGAACCCTACTTCGTATGACGTGGTTCATTATATCGCTTTGTCCGAAGAAGATAAATACAGATTGCTGACTGCGCCTTCGGAAATTGGCAGGCAATGGTTTATGATTAAGCATTTGCAGAAATTAATACCTTCGGTTGAAGAAACGGAGCGAGTGAAAAGCAAAATATTGTTGAATGGGCATTTCCGCCGTGAAATACCACCTGCATTTTGAACCTTTTTACTAATATATTCGTTATATTTATAAGCGCTAGGGTTGGGGCGCTTCAAACATGGATAACATAATTTCATCTTTAGCTATATTTTTCGGCTCCATCGTTAAATTTTCAATGGGGACTTTCGCTGCTATTGCCGCTAACTTAGGTATTAGCGGCTCACTGGCCAACGTGATGGGTGGGATAATTGGCATTGTATTGTTTACTTATCTCGGAGGATTTTTGCAAGATTATGTTGTTCAAAAATATCCGGAGCGTTTTGGAAAGAAGTTTACTGCTACGAATCGTTTTCTGGTTCGCGTTAAAAGGAGATTTGGTTTAAACGGAATTGCGGTTTTGACTCCTATTGCGCTCTCTATTCCCGTGGGTGTCATGTTTGCATTGACTTTTACTCATGACAAGAAGAAGATTCTTGTTTCGATGATTGTTTCTCTGCTCTTTTGGGCAGCGGTCTTATTTCTCCCCTATTTCCTTTTCCACATCAATGTGGCTCAAATCCTAAAGGATTTATTCCAGTAATTGCCGGTTAATCGCTTTTAATACCTAAGGACAAAATGCTCCTTAGCTATTTTCTCTTTTTTAAAGAAACAGATGCCGAATTGAAAAACATCTACTGTTAGTCGGATGTCTTCGTGTTGTTTAATGCTTTCCCAAGCTGCGTTCATTTCTGGACTATAGTGGATATCATCAAAAATAAAAACTGAAAGTTCATGGTGTCTAGACAAACATTGTTCAAAATAGCTCTGTGTCGCTGGTTGAGTATGATTTCCATCGAAAAGCACTAGATCAAGCTGCTGTGTTTTTTCAATAAACCTGGGTAGTGTCTCTTCAAAATTCCCTTCAATAAACTCTATATTCTTAACTCCCAGTTGAGAATGATTGCGACTGGCTATCGTTAATAAATTTGGAGCACCTTCTAACGAAACCAACATAGCGTCTGGCCTAGCTAACTTTAAATAGGCAGAGCTGATTCCTATGGAGGTGCCAAGCTCCAACATGGTTTTGGGTTTAAAATACGAGGCCAATCTGTAAAGCAGAAGCCCATATTTCTCTTTTACTGCGACCTTTCTTTCTATATCCGCAACCTTTCTGAGTGAGGAAGTCTTGGTTCCAAAGTCTATTACCGCTATTTCTTCATCGCTATCCGAAAGACTTCTACGCAAAGTCCGCAGTCCCTCTAACTGCTCGGGATATTCTCCTTCTAAGATCTGCTGATAGAACTGGTAAACGAAAGGAGAATGCAGGTAGTATTTTGTTTTAGCTTTCCATTGATATTCCACAAAGGACTTTAGCCGATAAAATTCGTTCATTAAATGTTTAGTAATTTAGAGGACGCATCGAGGCTAAAATATGAATAAGTTCATTTTGCATTTTCTTTTTTTGATGACACCCATTTATCTCTTTGCTCAAAAGGGTTTTCATTTGGGTATATCCGGAACGTTTAATAGTACTTGGATACTTGACCAGAACAATATTGGTACTCTTCGTAATTTTAAAGACCCCGCTGTTCGAGTTTCAGAAATGGCTTACAAAAATACCTGGGGAGGGAACGCGGGATTAGTGTTGGGTTATAATTTTGATAATCATTGGGGGATACAAACCGAGATTCAATATAATTTCACGGGACAGTTGTATCGGGATAGTTTCATGGGGCCGGTCACTATTCCCGAAGGAACATTTGGTAAAGGAAGCGGCCGGGTTGACGTGCAACGCGATATTTATTTGCAATACATTCAGATACCACTATTTGCAAAGTATATCAGTAAAGGGAAAGTGGTGAAATTCTTTTTTGCGTTAGGGCCACAAATTGGATTCAGAACGGCTGCCTCAGAAGAAGTACGTATTGCGGGCTATGTTTACCTTCCTGACTCTCTAGCTTTCACTGCCAAACAGAAGTTTAAAGCTATGGATGTTGGAGCTGCCTTGCAAACAGGAGTCGAAATTTATCCTCTTAAATTTCTGTATGTCAATATCGGTATCTCTACTTATTATGGGTTTACAGATATTAATGGAAAAATCCTAAAAAACCCTGCATGGTATCAAGAGAAAGTATACCATGCCAGCCATAATTTCCGTGCCGGGCTGATGGTGGGACTACATTACATTATTACTAAGAACAAAAGAGCGTTTTCACACTCTTCTAAATAGCTCAAATCAGTTTTTCAATCATGTGAACAGCTGCCTTTTCAAACTGGCTGTGAACGCCCGGCGTCTTAAGTAATGCTTCTAAATCTCTTTTAGCTTTCAAGGTACTTTCAGTGGTGGTTAAGTAAACTTTTTTATAATGGTCAATCGTCTCAATACTCTCCGTATCGGAAATTTTATCGAGATGTTGCCGTATCCGATCAATATCTTCAACACCAGTCTTTTCTTCTATGAATTTCATTTCATTAGGGGATAAATCCTGATTCATTTCTGCTGCATAAAGCAAAATAAACGCAAGGAACTCCTCATAGGTCCAAGAATTGGTTTCTATATTCATATTGCGATGGTATTAATAAATGAGGCAAACTACCTGCATGGGTAAAGATATTAAATTATTATACCTCAAAGAGATCAACAATAAGAACTTATGTTGATTAAAATAACCTTGGTGCTTTCTTCATTAATCCATATTCTTGCCGCCTTATTCTAAACCAAGAAACTATGGCTACCAAAAAGAAAGCGCCCACTAAAAGTAAAGCAAGCATACTAACCGCCGAAGACAAGAAGTTCTTCGAGGCGTATATAAATAACCCATCTCCTACAGGATTTGAATTGGAAGGACAGAAACTTTGGCTGGAATACATTCGCCCGGCGATTGATAAGCACGAAGTAGATAATTACGGTACGGTATATGGTGTGGTAAACCCTGGTGCCAAATTTAAAGTAGCTATTGAAGCTCATGCTGATGAGATTTCTTGGTTTGTTTCCTATATCACTGATAATGGTTTGATTTATGTAAAAAGAAACGGCGGAAGTGACCATCAAATAGCCCCTTCAAAACGAGTTTGGATTCATACTCGAGATGGGAAAAAGATTCCCGCTGTATTTGGTTGGCCTGCCATTCATACCAGAAGCGCTGGAAAGGAACAGGCTCCGGAAGTTAAAAAACATCTTTCTTGACTTAGGTTGCAAAACGAAAGATGAAGTTTTGAAAAAAGGTATCCATGTTGGATGCGTCATTACTTATCAGGATGAGTTTTTTGTCTTGAATGAAAGATACTTTGGTGGTCGAGCCCTCGATAACCGTGCCGGTGGTTTTATCATTGCCAAAGTGGCCCGTATGCTTAAAGACAACAAAAAGAAGCTCCCGTTTTCACTTTATATCGTTAACTCCGTTCAGGAGGAAGTGGGGTTGCGCGGTGCGGAAATGGTGGCACATACAATTCACCCAGATTGTGCGATTATCACAGATGTTTGCCACGATACTACTACTCCAATGATTGATAAAATTGTACAAGGAGATTTCATTGCCGGCGGTGGTCCAGTGTTGACTGTTGGTCCTGCGGTTCACAACAAACTTCTTGACTTTATTATTGATACCGCTAAGGCTGAAAAAATTCCTTATCAAATGGATGCCGCTTCGCGCAGCACCGGTACCGATACCGATGCTTTTGCTTATGCTTCCGGTGGCATTCCTTCGGCACTTATTTCTCTACCCTTGCGCTATATGCACACAACAGTCGAGCTGGTAGCCATAGAGGATGTGGAGAATGTCATCCGACTGATTTATCAATCCTTATTGAAACTTAAACCGGGATTTGATTTTAAATACTTGTAAAACTTGCAGCTAATATTCCATGTACACTATTCAAAGACATTTAAACTATAACACCTGGGCTACCGGCAAAGCCGTAGAGGTTCTTTCATCTGTGGATGAAAAACATTTTGATACTGAGGTGAAGAGTAGTTTTACTACTCTTCGCAAAACTGTTTTTCACCTTTGGGATGCTGAACAAATTTGGCTGACCCGCATTCAGGGAGGGACACCGAAAAGCTGGCCCAGCGTCAACTTTACGGGAACCACCTCTGGCATGTTGGACGGTTGGAAGAAAACCTCAAATGAACTGGCTGAATTTATATCCTCCAAAGATCGTATTTTCTTAGACCAGGAGATTCACTACAAGAACATGAAAGGAATAGAATTCACGCAGCCAATAGAGGATATTCTATTCCACCTCGTCAATCATGGCAGTTTTCATCGCGGACAGTTAGTAACGATGCTTCGTGGCCTTGGGTTTGAAAAGTTCACTTCTCAGGATTTGATTGCATATATGCGTCTATAACACGGAAGAAATTTCTTCCAGACTTCTTAATTTCCAATCTGCGATAATGAAACGTGCTTCATCATAAGTCGCCGGGTCGGGTATTATCACGCATTTCATTTTCGCTGACTTTGCCGCAAGCAAACCATTGAATGAATCTTCAATTACCACACATCTTTCCGGTCGAACGTTGATGCGATCAGCGGTGTGAAGAAAGACTGCCGGATGTGGTTTTCCATAGGTTTCATACTCTGCAGATACCAACATATCGAAATAGGATTCAATCTCCAGTTTCTTTACCGTTGCCTTAATCAAACGCATGGCTGAAGATGAGGCCAGCGCTATTTTTAAGTTTTTGCTTTTACAATAGTTTAAAGATTCATGAACTCCTTTCATTGCCTTGGCTTGATGTGTAATGGCATATTCCATTTCATCAAGTACTTCATCATGAATCTGAACTCTACTTTTGCCTTTCCAAGGTTGACGATGCCACCAATATTCTACCACTTCATCAAAACGAAAGCCGGTAGTTTCGATACAATCTGCTTCGCTCAGTTGCAACCCAACGGTAGCAAAAATCTTTATTTCAGCCTTTCGCCAAAAAGGTTCTGAATCAATCAGCAATCCATCCATATCATAGATAACGGCATCGAAATGTTTTGTCATTTTACGGTTTAATTTTGCACGAAATAATACCTTTTGGATTTCCTTACCGAGTTTCTTTCGCCCTTCCTTCAACCCGACCCAAAAACCGCTGCGCTGGTGGTGTTGAATCTAGTTTTAATTGAAAGCTTACTTTCTATTGACAATGCCGCTGTGCTGGCAACTATGGTCATGGATCTGCCGAAAGAGAAACGTAGCAGAGCATTGAAATACGGCATTCTCGGTGCTTATGTTTTTCGCGGATTGGCCTTGTTTTTTGCCAGTGAATTAATCAAAATTAATTGGCTGAAACTGGCTGGCGGTGCCTATCTATTATATCTGACAGGACATTTTTTCTACAAAAGAATCGGCAAAGAGGAGCACATCCTTGATATTCAAAAGGGAGAATTGGATGAAAAGATAAAGCATCCCAAAACGATTCCGGGGTTAAACCACTTTTGGAGTGTAGTGGTGATGGTAGAACTGATGAACCTCACTTTTTCTATTGACAATGTATTTGCTGCGGTGGCCTTTACCGATAATATCTTCATCATCTGTACCGGAGTGTTTATCGGCATCCTTTCCATGCGTATCGTGGCAGGATATTTTGTAAAACTGATGGAACGTCTTCCTTTTCTCGATTCCATTGCTTATTTGGTCATCGGTGTCTTGGGACTACGTTTGTGCCTTGAATTCGCCTGTCATTATACTCCTGATTTTATATTGTGCAGAATGTTGGAAGCAGAGAACGCTGACATGTATTTTTCCATTTTCACCGTGTCGCTTTTTGTCTTGCCTAT from Bacteroidota bacterium includes the following:
- a CDS encoding aminopeptidase, which translates into the protein MKINKITILYICTLVWTAAINAQPTINTNKKDGGYTFTMKKTVGCTDVKNQYKSGTCWSYSTQSFLESEVMRNKKINIDLSEMFVVRNTYIQKAISFLRYQGTTNFSAGGEPHDVINTVREYGIVPQEVYSGMPAGQTKPEHGEIDRVLKAMLDAMVKLPDGKLNPNWKAAFLGALNGYMGAAPDIFTYEGKTYTPLSFAKYLGINADDYVEITSFTHHPFYTEFIMEVSDNWSNSPIYNVPLEDLKRIADNALTNNYSIEWASDVSEKGFNFKNGLAIVPEKNYDDMTQAEKDSMFTKPDKEKVITQQMRQEAFDNLTTTDDHGMQMVGMAKDQDGHDYYLVKNSWGTDRNDLGGYFYCSAPYFMFKTTSIMVNKNAIPKDIASKMGIKL
- a CDS encoding LON peptidase substrate-binding domain-containing protein codes for the protein MTKFLPIFPLGTVVYPGQELNLHIFEPRYKQLIKECSEENKTFGIPSVFKESLNEYGTEMELTEIFKVYPNGEMDIRARGLMAFRIVEVLREVPDKLYSAAVVFEIENKLPDTAVLNPTLVDLLEQLHKLLGAGFDLYKRFKNPTSYDVVHYIALSEEDKYRLLTAPSEIGRQWFMIKHLQKLIPSVEETERVKSKILLNGHFRREIPPAF
- a CDS encoding class I SAM-dependent methyltransferase, which encodes MNEFYRLKSFVEYQWKAKTKYYLHSPFVYQFYQQILEGEYPEQLEGLRTLRRSLSDSDEEIAVIDFGTKTSSLRKVADIERKVAVKEKYGLLLYRLASYFKPKTMLELGTSIGISSAYLKLARPDAMLVSLEGAPNLLTIASRNHSQLGVKNIEFIEGNFEETLPRFIEKTQQLDLVLFDGNHTQPATQSYFEQCLSRHHELSVFIFDDIHYSPEMNAAWESIKQHEDIRLTVDVFQFGICFFKKEKIAKEHFVLRY
- a CDS encoding PorT family protein, whose translation is MNKFILHFLFLMTPIYLFAQKGFHLGISGTFNSTWILDQNNIGTLRNFKDPAVRVSEMAYKNTWGGNAGLVLGYNFDNHWGIQTEIQYNFTGQLYRDSFMGPVTIPEGTFGKGSGRVDVQRDIYLQYIQIPLFAKYISKGKVVKFFFALGPQIGFRTAASEEVRIAGYVYLPDSLAFTAKQKFKAMDVGAALQTGVEIYPLKFLYVNIGISTYYGFTDINGKILKNPAWYQEKVYHASHNFRAGLMVGLHYIITKNKRAFSHSSK
- a CDS encoding DinB family protein; translation: MYTIQRHLNYNTWATGKAVEVLSSVDEKHFDTEVKSSFTTLRKTVFHLWDAEQIWLTRIQGGTPKSWPSVNFTGTTSGMLDGWKKTSNELAEFISSKDRIFLDQEIHYKNMKGIEFTQPIEDILFHLVNHGSFHRGQLVTMLRGLGFEKFTSQDLIAYMRL
- the hxpB gene encoding hexitol phosphatase HxpB, with protein sequence MTKHFDAVIYDMDGLLIDSEPFWRKAEIKIFATVGLQLSEADCIETTGFRFDEVVEYWWHRQPWKGKSRVQIHDEVLDEMEYAITHQAKAMKGVHESLNYCKSKNLKIALASSSAMRLIKATVKKLEIESYFDMLVSAEYETYGKPHPAVFLHTADRINVRPERCVVIEDSFNGLLAAKSAKMKCVIIPDPATYDEARFIIADWKLRSLEEISSVL
- a CDS encoding DUF475 domain-containing protein — protein: MDFLTEFLSPFLQPDPKTAALVVLNLVLIESLLSIDNAAVLATMVMDLPKEKRSRALKYGILGAYVFRGLALFFASELIKINWLKLAGGAYLLYLTGHFFYKRIGKEEHILDIQKGELDEKIKHPKTIPGLNHFWSVVVMVELMNLTFSIDNVFAAVAFTDNIFIICTGVFIGILSMRIVAGYFVKLMERLPFLDSIAYLVIGVLGLRLCLEFACHYTPDFILCRMLEAENADMYFSIFTVSLFVLPILYHLIFRKKT